ATCTAACCCACAGATGAGCATTTGGCTGTTTAGAAGATGTTGTTGTATTATGCTTTTGTTTTTTCTATTTacttgtaatgtgaaacaatctgtcccgttcataaataaaagttgttgttCGCAATTCTAATATACAAGTATAGTTACATGTATGAATGGCATTCCCCTATGATGCCTACATTAAGGAACTATGTTCCTTGCAAACTACTTTTGTGAAAATTTTTCCCATTTTTGCGTTTACTCATGATTTCCTTGGtaaattctaagtactcgttttattcacaaaaaaaaaaaaaacgaagtacaggaaataaagagacattatgagtaatcgtgcttctaTGCCTTTGAATCCTCAATTAAATAACCAAGgatattttcaaatctcatacccattacgttctgatttcttcaaacatgcatagttttcaaaaatatttatcctcatacattgacttaaccttcaaattctgcttcatatgtcgccttgacatatctagcatctcaacttcataagcatttttacttcatatTTTGACTTAAACACGTCCACTGCAAGGTTTagaaacatcttcaacttctaaaatccatatgggatctttttatctccacaattagacccttgtggatgattatcatacaaatcagagtccttaattggattccttgtgtatcAAAATTCGATCATTTCGGTTCCTTAGAATTGAAAgcgaattttctctttaagatctttctatctttatagttagattcttagaaatatttaaagcaccaatcaaaatccactgattggatacctggtaTGCTTTACATACATGTGCTCTGTTAGCAAAACAAATTCACAAAATTAAAGATCTAGATAAACAATCTTTGTGGTTatatgactatgtgtttatgcatcttgTGTTTTCtattatgcattttgtgtttttgtatactctggatattcgttatccaaatcctcgtagaatctttcatatcttcatatgagggattcgtagtaggatattcaaaaaggtgctgccttaaatccttaatgggcttctatgtaatagttaagacccttggattatatagtacaaCTCCATGATTCATAAGAGACCCTTTTAGTGGTCTAGtaaaaaagattgattcaaaaatctggttaagaatgacatgtgatgatataagctgaaaagacccTTGGTTGTCTattaaaatcatttattgatttaataaAAGGGACccttgtgacaaccggtaattaacggcctCTAATTTCGAGATTAACAAGCGTTTAGGCGATaacaaatagtgtttaagacaagtattaacttaattaggctcttgGTATGCCTAGGAACGCTGATCGGATGTTACAGTGCGCGTATGAGGATTTTCGTGAAATCTGCTGAATATTAAGCGATAACGAACTCACACTGTACAAactactgacaacgccgacaaatacgaatTTTATACGCATATTTTATACCTATGAGATTGGTTTTGCGAATTTATAGCGCTATCGAATGTCACAAAGCGCAAACGTGAATGAAGATGCGGAAACAGTAACGCGCCGACAATCAACGATGAAACAGAAGCACCGGACTCGAATTTCGTctcgatattaatatattatgatatagTTGGCTTCGTTTTCGAATTTTAATATTTGTAGTTGAAAAACAGATCTAGAAACGGAATTAAAAATAAGAAACTATGCAATTTACGCAATTTAACGCGATCGACGCGTGTACGCGTCTAAAACGATATACGAGCTAATTCTAGGTGTTTTGACTCAAAAATACTGTTGTACGACACTTACGAAAAATGAAAGTGGGCCTCGTAAACGTACCGGGCCGCGTGaaacgggcttgtgggccttgggcccaagcccaaagcccactaacCAAACCTAGGTATAAATTAGAAGTGTGGAACCCTAAAATTCATTTGAAACAGCCGACACCATCTTTCCATCTTGTTTTCCTCCCATCTTTTCTCTGCACTTTGTTTTAGAGAAACCCTAAAACACCTCCTCTCGATCTCTACCTGCATACACAAGGAGAAATGACAAACATTCTTTCACATGTTACTCACACACCTCTCGATCTCTCTCATCTTTCTCTCAATAATCTGTGACCGAAACCCAGGGACCTCCGGCGGCTGAAGAGATtatggcggtggaggcggtgggtGCACGGCGGTGCGCGGCGGTGGAGGGGTGCACGGCGGTGGTGGTCTCAACGGAGCGACAAACCGCACCCCTTCCTTCCTTTCCCGATCGTTCTCCTGGACCGACGACCCGAAACAGAACCGGCAGCCTCCGCCTTGTTTCTTTTTCTGACAAAGATAGCGGTGACGGGGGTTCGAGTAACGGTAGAGGTCCCCGGCGGCATCAGGTAATATTCTGGTTCGAGTAAAACCTTCGATCTACTCCTTTCTTCTCAGAATCACTCTAGACCGACAAAAATCCCGACCGATTGGTTCGTTTCAGGTTAGAAGTGGTGGTGGAGCGGATGCGGTTGATGATATCGACGCTGGTGGTGGCGGCCGGCAACGGCAGGACGGCGGAGCCGTTGGGATACTGGCTGACGGCGCGGCAGTGGCGATGTTATTTTGGGTCTCAGTTTAGTAATGGTTCAGATGTTGAAGTCCGATGTTTGGGTCAAGGATCGGTCAACCTAAGTCAACAACAGTCAACCGTAGTCATTGACAGTTATCTCGGGTCAACAATGCGGACCGGTTCAGTTTCAGTCAAAAGAAAATTGGTTTATTTCGAGTTCGGCTCAGTGAAGTATTTACTCGGTTAGAGTTCTGATTAAACACGGTTCGACTCGGTCGACTCAACTGGTCAACTCAGTCGACGCtaagacccggtaaagttttaacAACATGTTAAAACTCTCGTATATATGTTAGATTAGATTTTATATTTATAGTTaaacgcgaccgagctcgacccgttTCATTTTGGTAttagtttacatttattttactcgACGAAAGCTTTATATAATTTGATTACATGATTGAATTGTTGTTGAAAATttgttgaattttgataaaaaaaatatcaaCACTTTGATTGTCGGGATTGTCGAAAAACAtgggaaactctgcccgatttttgTAAAAACCCCACCTATGaaacgtattttgttataaaaacgACGCCTATTGGAATGCAacgtatttttataaaaataaatataagcgTATATTTATTTTTGGCGACATACCATAACTCATAAAACGAGTATTTTTCAAAGGATCGACAATTACGGTATACAAGTCAACGAAAACTCAGAAATCTTACATAAAATAAATGtgattgtttatatttatttcaaaaatcGAAATTCCGAACACTTTCTACCAGATAGATATaatgttatatttatttcaaacatctaTAATTTCGAACACTTTTATACGATAAATATAACGGGTATACCTATTTCAAACACCTTAAGATCGAATATTTATTTACACCACGACTTCATACTTTTTCTATCAAATAAATATaacaatttatatttatttcaaaggACGAAATTTATATTTCAAGTTTCAAGGGTTTCGAATATacatatgtaaatatatatatatatatatatatatatatatatatatatacacacttttATTTCCATCTTACGACCACGAACCTCTATCCACCTACGTATTTCTATTCGCGACAACTAACACGATGGcgtaagtatatttatatttaaaaatataaatataaatataaatatatatatatatatatatatcttatcacactcgaaaactaagtcgattTCGTGACatagttttatcccgattataaacgggatcaactAACAATAGTTTGGTTATTTCAAACCAAAATAGAAACACCTTtatagaatcgtttagttaacgattcggtagagctcggacacgtagtttaactacttTGTTTTAATTAGAAAtttataattattccttgattaggaatgctcTAGTTGCACGCTAGCACacgttcttggaacgacactacggaatcacgctaggctagctttgcacaggaatgtcaaggtgagttcataacccccactttttacggttttacattttttttataaatgttttcgggggtggaaagacatgcacgtttttgcaaaagcaaacactattttgatgaacgaaaacacatatttataaaccatgttgcacatgattttcaacgaacttgaatggtttacgaacgatttatactaaacataccggttctagaaaacatgcatgattttcatgactagtgacgagaatgtcctagttacaacaacgggactgggttagcctgcgtacgaaaaacgagacaactcagtgagatcttgttccccttttctttcaacgttttggtttacaactttcggaggaaatacatgtcaaacttaggtatgattaagttatggaatgaactcttagatcatgtgagcataggctgtaactgaggtgccattaatccttttgaggaccaaggaacaaaggttagatctaatgggtacgggcgagccccactcacggtccatgggtgaccacttagagtgctgttgtgtccagcgtcgagagttcgacacttaaattgcctacgcgggttgagtacctactatgtcgtcgcatatattaatgtcctcgggaaacattaatgatcaacatgttcatagacgctttacataccaacttacaacactataactttcaaatgttttaatattcatttgacgcaaactcataatacatgtatttacaaactttgataatgttttcaacttatgtacaagtaagaggacgagttggtcctgcttacaaagactctcgtgggctagactcacaactttcatatatcatgccgagaaaatgattttactatgctttctcaacaacttttaaaccggttatcaaaaagatttattttaaatcttttcaaaacaaactatgaactcgctcaactttatgttgactttttcgcatgttctttctcaggttgcatttttcaaaactacggaacggttggaataggagaacccacgggatttcgagtacctagcaggcgttcactgtttagaagtcttagctttttgcttccgttgtgcaatgaagataccggtccagtcatgccagctctgatatttcggggtgtgacaaccatatggtggtctagtcacaatcCTCACAGGCTCATTCAttgttttcttcccctacacattttAAGATGCACTttgtgactatgcaaggaattacgtgattatggatgcatacataattatgaagttcagtgcacggaaaccacagtgagacttattatgtgtaagaaccgatagtgacaaccataacgaaatgcgaacaatgtaatagaggtacggtggacgcaccaatgacgctttatatacttgtatagaAGTATCCCTCTCACACTACAAGCATGATGTTATtgtaaagttactagaagttcaggactctaaccagtattgtttaatcttttcaacctcatgtttcaagctctcacaagtttcctctaaataaatttcgggacgaaatttccacacgtatgggagactgtaacatttgtgcttgaaatcattgtgaacagttcagttatcaataaaacaaagttatttgatcccaatgtttgtttggttgtgttttacatttttcatgttttgacttttgttcgattttaaactctatatcgctttcttgagaattatacgcaaactggtgtgtaaacgtactcagtttaacgcgacaaatactccggaacatcaacatatacttaacataccttaaatgacctttacataacttagaaataagttttgaaggctttggtatggcaaaaacaagttaattcgcttacagggactaaacttgacaaactgcgaaagtatgccaatttgaactgtaacaaacattccggaacatgaccataagttaaacacaccttaaatatcctttacaaagcttagaaatagtctttgaggtgttcggtgtgctaaaataaacttttggatcattcagggactaaaagtgtcaaaaagtgcataagtttgcactttcgagcataacttacgttctgaatacatccggacttccaaaaatttacgtaagcatcataatattattcCTTAgagtttggcatgagaaaaatccattcgtcgcgcaatttggattgtttttcgcgcttatgcgcattccgtcgtaattaaccgaatctcgcgatcgtacgaccaaacgaactatcatccgacatgtttttgagcatgtttcatgtcctcaatgtttaggcatcattttagggccttaaagatggcttaacgggccttgaacgtgtcagaaatggccttaaaccataatagggacctaaactgtcatttttgaaacttggctTTTTATCAGAAcctccaggcgacccgcgtaagactaAGGGCAATCTTCACACGGGCCGTGTCAGCCCTGCAGATGTAGAAACTTGTTTTTCTTGCAAAAATT
Above is a window of Helianthus annuus cultivar XRQ/B chromosome 14, HanXRQr2.0-SUNRISE, whole genome shotgun sequence DNA encoding:
- the LOC110908372 gene encoding uncharacterized protein LOC110908372; this encodes MAVEAVGARRCAAVEGCTAVVVSTERQTAPLPSFPDRSPGPTTRNRTGSLRLVSFSDKDSGDGGSSNGRGPRRHQVRSGGGADAVDDIDAGGGGRQRQDGGAVGILADGAAVAMLFWVSV